In Chloroflexota bacterium, the following proteins share a genomic window:
- a CDS encoding acyl-CoA dehydrogenase family protein: MDFKLSDDQEFMRKAAREFAEGEIRATVAERDEHKIWPTDIVQKMGQLGFMGVAIDEAYGGAGLDYVSYAIMIEELSRVDASVGVIASVNNSLVCAGIEKFGTEEQKRDILAPLASGQKLGAFSLSEPGAGSDAAAQKTRAVEDGDYYIITGTKNWVTNGSKADTILLMTMTAPEKGVKGITAFLIDTHEPGVSILKVEDKLGIRSAQSAQMSYDGYRVHKSRMLGQPGEGFKIAMTILNGGRIGIASQALGIAQGAYEAALDYAKVREQFGQSIINFQAVGFTLADMATRIKAARMLTYHAAWLKDQGENYIAAAAMAKVYASETAMWTATKAVQIFGSNGYSKEYPVERYFRDAKITEIYEGTSEIQRLVISREIAK, encoded by the coding sequence GTGGATTTCAAGCTCTCGGACGATCAGGAATTTATGCGTAAAGCGGCTCGCGAATTTGCCGAAGGTGAAATTCGGGCAACGGTTGCTGAGCGTGATGAGCATAAAATTTGGCCGACTGACATTGTACAGAAGATGGGCCAATTGGGCTTTATGGGTGTGGCGATCGATGAAGCCTATGGCGGGGCAGGCCTCGATTACGTTTCATATGCGATTATGATCGAAGAGCTTTCGCGGGTTGATGCCTCGGTTGGGGTCATTGCCTCGGTCAATAATTCATTGGTGTGTGCTGGGATTGAAAAATTTGGCACTGAAGAACAAAAACGCGATATCCTAGCCCCCTTGGCCAGCGGCCAAAAACTCGGCGCTTTCTCGCTCTCCGAGCCTGGAGCTGGCTCGGATGCAGCGGCCCAGAAAACCCGTGCGGTCGAAGATGGCGATTACTACATCATTACGGGCACCAAAAACTGGGTTACCAATGGCTCAAAAGCCGACACGATTTTGTTGATGACCATGACTGCTCCAGAAAAAGGAGTCAAAGGGATCACAGCATTTTTAATTGATACCCATGAACCAGGTGTTTCAATCCTCAAGGTTGAAGATAAATTGGGCATTCGTTCGGCTCAATCGGCTCAAATGTCGTATGATGGCTATCGTGTGCACAAAAGTCGCATGCTCGGCCAACCTGGCGAAGGCTTCAAAATCGCTATGACGATCTTGAATGGTGGCCGGATTGGCATCGCCTCGCAGGCATTGGGGATTGCCCAAGGAGCCTATGAAGCGGCCTTGGATTATGCCAAAGTTCGCGAACAATTTGGCCAATCGATCATCAACTTTCAAGCGGTGGGCTTTACCTTAGCTGATATGGCCACGCGGATCAAAGCAGCTCGGATGTTGACCTATCATGCTGCTTGGCTCAAAGATCAGGGCGAAAATTATATTGCAGCGGCGGCGATGGCCAAAGTTTATGCCTCGGAAACCGCCATGTGGACAGCCACCAAAGCCGTACAAATCTTCGGCTCGAACGGCTACTCCAAAGAATATCCGGTTGAACGCTACTTCCGTGATGCCAAGATTACCGAAATTTACGAAGGCACGAGCGAAATTCAACGTTTGGTGATTTCGCGCGAGATTGCCAAATAA